tcatggcgggatctacatgtgaagcggagtacatggcagcctcggaggcagcacaggaagcagtctggatgaaggagttcattaccgacctaggggtgattcccaatgcgtcgggcccgatgactctcttctgtgacaacactagagctattgcccttgcgaaggagcccaggtttcacaggaacaccaggcatatcaagcgtcgcttcaaatccattcatgaaagtgttcaaaatggagacatagatatttgtaaagtacatacggacctgaatgtagcagatccgttgactaaacctctccctagggcaaaacatgatcaacacccggacgcaatgggtgttcgattcatcacaatgtaactagattattgactctagtgcaagtgggagactgttggaaatatgccctagaggcaataataaatggttattattatatttctttcatgataattgtctattgttcatgctataattgtgttatccggaaatcgtaatacatgtgtgaatacatagaccacaacgtgtccctagtaagcctctagttgactagctcgttgatcaacagatagtcatggtttcctgactatggacattggatgtcattgataacgggatcacatcattaggagaatgatgtgatggacaagacccaatcctaagcatagcataaaagatcgtgtagtttcgtttgctagagcttttccaatgtcaagtatcttttccttagaccatgagatcgtgcaactcccggataccgtaagagtgctttgggtgtgccaaacgtcacaacgtcactgggtgactataaaggtgcactacgggtatctccgaaagtgtctgttgggttggcacggatcgagactgggatttgtcactccgtgtgacggagaggtatctctgggcccactcggtaatgcatcatcataatgagctcaatgtgactaaggcgttagtcacgggattatgcattgcggtacgagtaaagagacttgccggtaacgagattgaacaaggtattgggataccgacgatcgaatctcgggcaagtaacataccgattgacaaaggggattgtatacgggattgattgaatcctcgacatcgtggttcatccgatgagatcatcgtggaacatgtgggagccaacatgggtatccagatcccgctgttggttattgaccggagaggcgtctcggtcatgtctgcatgtctcccgaacccgtagggtctacacacttaaggttcggtgacgctagggttgtagagatatgtgtatgcggaaacccgaaagttgttcggagtcccggatgagatcccgaacgtcacgaggagttccggaatggtccggaggtgaagaattatatataggaagtcaagtttcggccaccgggaaagtttcgggggttaccagtattgtaccgggaccaccggaagggtcccgggggtccaccgggtggggccacctatcccggagggccccgtgggcttaagtgggaagggaaccagcccctagtgggctgggcgcccccccccccatgggccttccccctgcgcctagggttggaaaccctagggtggggggcgccccacttgccttggggggcaaggcacccccctggccgccgcccccccaccagatgggttctggccggcgccccccctcccagggggcctatataaaggggggagggagggcagtagtattacagccttgggcgcctccctcctcccctactacacctctccctctcgcagaagctcggcgaagccctgccgagacccgctacatccatcaacctctccttccccttgctggatcaagaaggaggagacgttgctgcaccgtacgtgtgttgaacgcggaggtgccgtccgttcggcactcggtcatcggtgatttgaatcacggcgagtatgactccgtcatccacgttcattggaacgcttccgctcgcgatctacaagggtatgtagatgcactcctttcccctcgttgctagtatactccatagatgcatcttggtgagcgtaggaaaattttaaaattatgctacgattcccaacagacaTGGCCAAGAAGAAGCAGTCATGCCTAGTAGTCTAAAAAACAGTGTTTCATGGACTCTAGTGCTTCTTTGGTCAGTAGAGCTCCATAGGATGCAGCCAGGATTGCAGCTGCAGCCATACTAGATGGCCTGTAATCCAGCACACTGCCGGCTGCATGAACACAGCACATATCAGTCAGACAAAATGCAAGAAAGATCCATATTTAGTTAAGAAGGTGTGCAGGATGAAGATGCACCTTCGGTTGTGGCAAAGATAAAGCCGATGGACTTGAGGGCCACGCGGGCGGGGTcatgcccgccgccgccgcagtcgTCGTGCCGGTCAAGCCGGGAAGAGAAGCAGGGGAGGTAATGGAAGGGAGTAACGGCGTCCATGCGCCAGCCGAGGGTTGACAGCACGAGCAGCTCCATCCGGCGGACGGAGGCGGAGCAGAACTTGTAGCTGCCGCCGGCGTCGAGTTCCGACAGTGCCGGCGCGCAGTACTCCATCTTCGTCGCCACGGAGACGCATGCCATGGAAAGGAGCCGTGCCACCCACGGCATGGCCGTCCTCTGCACGCACACAACCACATCATCCTCCCGTTCCTAAGAAGTAGAGAGACTAAATTTGTTTTACAGCAGCGGTGCGGTGATTGATTACCAGGAAGAAGTGGTCGAAGTAGGCAATGGCCAGGAAGATGCCTCCTCCGGCCCCCTCGCGATGACGCTGGTGCCGCCACCACCGGTCGCCCGCCACTTGGACGAGCCCCGCAAGTAAAGGCCCTCACGCCCGCCCGCTTCGTCGCGGCCCCGCAGGCGGAGAGGGAGCAAGGGCGCGAGCAGGCGGAGGGATCCGAAGGTATCGGCGGGCGCCTTCTCCTCCTTGTCCTCGCCGGGGGAGCTCGTGGGGGCGGGAGCCAGGGAGGGGGACGCAGCGGATCCGTTGTCGCCGTCTTCGGAGtcggcgtcggggcggaggaGCGGGGACGCGGTGGGCGCGCCGGCCGACGGCGGCTGCGAGATGGGGCTCTGCACGGCACAGAGCACCGGCGTGGCTCCCACGAGGAGCTGCGGCGGGGGACGTTGCGGCGGTGGAGGACTGCAGAGCACCGGCGCTTGGGTTGGATCTGGATCGAGGAGAAGGGGAAAGAGAGAGGCGgcggagagggggagagagaggcggGCGCGGGCTGCTTAGGGTTTGGATTGGGCTGCAGAGAGGTGGACGGTTCAGATCGGCTAACTGGGGTGatccgtgggaagagccctgatTGGTTCAGAAAATTTATGGTTTAAAATAGTTTCTAAGTACTAAAACTATGGGTGTTTTGTGAAGCAGCTATAAAAAATATTTTGCAAAACGGCACAACTAAATTTTTCTCTCAAGTTAGACCACATTTTTTGGATCATCGCCAATTTGCATGCATTTTTATCTTTCTAGCTATTTTTAATCATTttccgagtgcccaaaatgaggttttttgtgaatgacctaccaaataattgttgcaaaaatggaccaaaacatttttataaaacaaTAGGACATATTTAATTCATAATTGACCagatggttgggtgtcaaaagctttgatccacctctcgtgaaaaagacaaatttccgccgattcagccggaagcgggtcaaatttgaactgcagctgcctcataatttgctctttattttttccaaaaatcatttataggtacataagtatctatttaatcatagaaacatcaaaattttcccaagattcaaccactatctaggaacggtcatgcccgccgttttgaccgcattttgaaacaggcataaaaatttcaaaaaaaatcaaaaaattggaaaaccttcgcattgtgtcattatatgtgaccaagtttccaagaaaaataataaacttgtaatacggtaattattttgaaaaagtgttctcagaaacgagctatcatgtgtgaagatgcatggctttcaagccaaatgatcaatcttatggccacattcatggcatagtttgttcaaatgatctcatattgtgcacaagggtgcatattggaatggaaaacaatattgcctaaggaagttttcattttctttggacgaaaaaaccattttccatttttcgagtgcccaaaaggaggtttttttgtgaagaacctaccaaataattgtagcaaaattggaccaaatcatttttctaaaatactaggtcatatttaatgcacaattgaccaaatggttgggtgtaaaaagttttgatccacctctcgtggaaaagacaaatttccgccgattcaggtggaagcgggtcaaaattgaactgtagctaccttgtagtttgctctttatttttttccaaaaataatttctaggtagataagtatctatttaatcagagaaacaccaaaaaaatccaagattcaaccactagctaggaacggtcattcccgccattttgaccgcattttgaaacgggcataaaaaattcaaaaaaaaaattgggaaaccttcgcattgtgtcttatatgtggccaagttcccaggaaaaataacaaacttgtaatacggcaattattttaaagaAGTGTTCtgagaaacgagctatcacgtgtggagatcaatggctttagagccaaatgatcaatcttatggccacattcatggcatagtttgttcaaatgatctcatattgtgcacaagggtgcatattggaatggcaaacaatgttgcctaacgaagttttcattttctttggacgaaaaaaccattttccatttttcgagtgcccaaaaggaggtttttttgtgaagaacctaccaaataattgtagcaaaattggaccaaatcatttttctaaaatactaggtcATATTTAATGTACAaatgaccaaatggttgggtgtaaaaagttttgatccacctctcgtggaAAAGACAAGTTTCTGCCGATTCAAGTGGAAGCGGGTCAAaattgaactgtagctgccttgtagtttgctctttattttttccaaaaatcatttctaggtatataagtatctatttaatcagagaaacaccaaaaaaatccaagattcaaccactagctaggaacggtcattcccgccgttttgaccgcattttgaaacgggcataaaaaattcaaaaaaaacaaaaaattgggaaaccttcgcattgtgtcttatatgtggccaagttcctaggaaaaataacaaacttgtaatacggcaattattttaaaaaaaagtgttctgagaaacgagctatcacgtgtggagatcaatggctttcaagccaaatgatcaatcttatggccacattcatggcatagtttgttcaaatgatctcatattgtgcacaagggtgcatattggaatggcacacaatgttgcctaaggaagttttcattttctttggatgaaaaaaccattttccatttttcgagtgcccaaaaggaggttttttgtgaaggacctcccaaataattgttgcaaaattggaccaaatcatttttctaaaatactaggacatatttaatgcacaattgaccaaatggttgggtgtaaaaagtttttatccacctctcgtgaaaaagacaaatttccgccgattaagatggaagcgggtcaaatttgaactgtagctgccttgtagtttcctatttattttttccaaaaatcatttctaggtacataagtatctatttagtcagagaaacaccaaaaaaattccaagattcaaccactagctaggaacgattattcccgccgttttgaccgcattttgaaacgggcataaaaaattcaaaaaaaatcaaaaaacgggaaaccttcgcattgtgtcactATATGTGGACAAGTTctcaggaaaaataacaaacttgtaatacggcaattattttttaaaagtgttctcagaaacgagctatcacatGTGAAGATCAATGGCTTttaagccaaatgatcaatctttttgccacattcatggcatagtttgttcaaatgatctcatattgtgcacaagggtgcatattggaatggcaaacaacgttgcctaaggaagttttcattttctttggacgaaaaaaccattttccatttttcgagtgcccaaaaggaggtttttttgtgaaggacctcccaaataattgttgcaaaattggaccaaatcaattttctaaaatactaggacatatttaatgcacaattggcaaaatggttgggtgtaaaaagttttgatccacctctcgtgaaaaagacaaatttccgccgattcagttggaagcgggtcaaatttgaactgcagctgcctcatagtttgctatttatttttttccaaaaatcatttctagttacagaagtacctatttaatcataaatacatggtttggtggcgatacgtcgaggtttgggcGGTGGCCAAGGGCCCCAgctctagagcgcgtaaactcgcatgcccgtcgcgtgaccgtggcgttgccatgtgtcctgggcggcctaggcatgtctagtgggtggggcactccccaggtaggtgctaggaagaaaattacaacctaagattctcacgaggagaccgatcgatgctcaaacatgaattagcagccaggtgtttgattagcggtacgggaaatgtacatggctaatgggcgtgagttttggctgaggatgatcagttactaagaagaccgtcttcacaaattttcagctcaaaaggaggagcctaggtggtacttgctttgcaaagtaccacactggacataaatacgaatgttgaag
The sequence above is a segment of the Aegilops tauschii subsp. strangulata cultivar AL8/78 chromosome 6, Aet v6.0, whole genome shotgun sequence genome. Coding sequences within it:
- the LOC141025320 gene encoding cyclin-D5-2-like; this encodes MPWVARLLSMACVSVATKMEYCAPALSELDAGGSYKFCSASVRRMELLVLSTLGWRMDAVTPFHYLPCFSSRLDRHDDCGGGGHDPARVALKSIGFIFATTEAGSVLDYRPSSMAAAAILAASYGALLTKEALESMKHCFLDY